One genomic region from Nostoc sp. 'Peltigera membranacea cyanobiont' N6 encodes:
- a CDS encoding type IV secretory system conjugative DNA transfer family protein — translation MNLSQKNLPHNQITANSTLIEVSSFQAPLASIDFGKLFQQYNNPQGWMMVGGILFVILLLRISGTGKGKITTGKVSGISEKLAATNLALKQIKEHKHNKVTLWSGTPRYWVKGKWRSLITNLQTMLGASPSVWFPNAERGTLVIGAPGSGKTYSTIDRMLESAMQQGFPILLYDKKGDQLRLHAPLAARYGYKVRVFAPGEPFSGVINPLDYMRDARDGVMAGEIGQVINRNASSGGKSDEFFAKAGDLLAKALLQLVKGSPYPDMAMLYAVLRLPKLVQRLDHAVQSKRLDEWVATSFIQFLSAKDAEKTISGILTTAAGTFSSFIQADLLRAFIGKSDIPTKLEGREMVVFKLDDERRSVVGPLLAAAMHLMIVGNLSRPRKDPLIISLDELPSIKLDRLPQWINEYRSNGACFILGIQSLEQLYDIYGDKMGSAIASACSTHVLFNPGNYKTAEDYSKRYGEKEVLIKNRTTGRSLGGQMSRSISWSENLQKMPVISADEILKFPQGKCVITSPGYSSEGQASIPYPLIIPVSKADEKRAHDSEALWDTQVKPALESQVIIPDIKTLTQALHERIESAARMLPLPEEDVATAHESNNSETDVLENFPTRVYQTPGLQG, via the coding sequence ATGAACCTTTCCCAGAAAAATCTACCACATAACCAGATCACTGCTAACTCGACATTAATTGAAGTGTCATCATTTCAAGCACCTCTGGCTAGCATTGACTTTGGCAAGTTGTTTCAACAGTATAACAATCCCCAAGGTTGGATGATGGTAGGTGGAATACTGTTCGTTATACTGTTGTTGCGAATCAGTGGTACTGGTAAGGGAAAAATCACCACTGGTAAAGTCTCCGGTATCAGTGAGAAACTAGCAGCAACTAACCTAGCACTCAAGCAAATCAAGGAGCATAAACACAATAAAGTTACCCTATGGTCTGGTACTCCTCGCTATTGGGTAAAAGGCAAGTGGCGATCGCTAATTACTAATCTGCAAACAATGTTGGGTGCATCTCCTAGTGTTTGGTTTCCCAATGCAGAAAGGGGAACACTGGTAATAGGTGCGCCTGGATCTGGTAAAACCTACTCAACCATAGACCGGATGCTGGAAAGTGCGATGCAGCAAGGTTTTCCGATTTTACTCTACGACAAGAAGGGCGACCAACTACGACTCCATGCACCCCTAGCTGCCCGTTATGGCTATAAAGTACGAGTATTTGCCCCCGGTGAACCCTTTAGCGGTGTTATCAATCCTTTGGATTATATGCGTGATGCACGTGATGGGGTAATGGCAGGAGAAATTGGACAAGTGATTAACCGCAATGCTTCCAGTGGTGGTAAAAGTGATGAGTTCTTTGCTAAAGCCGGGGACTTGTTAGCTAAAGCACTTTTACAGTTAGTTAAGGGTTCACCTTACCCAGATATGGCGATGCTTTATGCTGTGCTGCGGTTGCCAAAACTTGTACAGCGCCTTGACCATGCGGTACAGTCCAAAAGGTTGGATGAATGGGTAGCGACTTCATTTATTCAATTTTTGAGTGCCAAGGATGCAGAGAAGACTATTTCGGGGATTTTGACCACAGCAGCAGGTACTTTCTCATCTTTCATCCAAGCTGATTTGCTGAGGGCATTTATAGGGAAATCGGACATTCCCACTAAGCTTGAAGGTAGAGAGATGGTGGTGTTCAAGCTAGATGATGAACGCCGTAGTGTGGTTGGGCCTCTGCTGGCGGCTGCAATGCACTTGATGATTGTCGGTAATTTAAGCCGTCCCCGCAAAGATCCGTTGATTATTTCTTTGGATGAATTACCATCTATAAAACTAGACCGCTTACCTCAGTGGATTAATGAATATCGTTCTAATGGTGCCTGCTTTATTCTGGGTATCCAAAGTTTAGAGCAACTTTACGATATTTATGGGGATAAAATGGGAAGTGCGATCGCGTCAGCTTGCAGTACCCATGTTTTGTTTAATCCTGGTAACTACAAAACGGCTGAGGATTACTCCAAACGTTACGGTGAGAAGGAAGTGCTGATTAAAAATCGTACCACAGGGCGATCGCTTGGCGGACAAATGAGCCGTTCAATTAGCTGGAGTGAGAATTTGCAAAAAATGCCTGTAATCAGTGCTGACGAAATTTTGAAATTTCCTCAAGGCAAGTGCGTAATTACCAGTCCTGGTTACAGTTCCGAGGGACAAGCTTCTATTCCTTATCCTTTAATTATTCCCGTGTCCAAAGCCGATGAAAAACGGGCGCATGATAGTGAGGCTCTTTGGGACACACAAGTTAAACCTGCTTTAGAAAGTCAGGTGATAATTCCTGATATTAAAACGTTAACACAAGCATTACATGAACGGATTGAGTCAGCAGCGCGAATGTTGCCATTACCAGAAGAAGATGTAGCAACAGCACATGAGTCTAATAACAGTGAAACTGATGTTTTAGAAAATTTCCCAACACGAGTTTATCAAACACCCGGATTGCAAGGATAA
- a CDS encoding tetratricopeptide repeat protein, producing the protein MNDFDNDLRNEVANWTKVIKINPNDVNAYKERGDIRSQLQDSQGAIEDYNQAIRINKNDANAYILRSYERRKIGDFKRAIEDSNKAIKLNPNNAHFYYVRAGLRYEQSDFKIAFEDVENSIQLDPNYPESHYLRALIRNELGNYAGSIEDYNHALKLNSDDVWFSISVTAYVSIIYLLYTDRGDARANLGDYQGAIEDYNKVFDIECSPQFSNDVYNQRGNARYKLGDLEGAIEDYNKLIFYYPKEAVSYINRGNVYSDLKNYQKAIEDYSNAINIIQTYPDVYEYRGLTRYHLGDKLGAIEDLNKAAALYQQGGWIEYYQHALNLIQSLDATDEETTNEDTQEIPEIINHRPIELENIEKSVTIKPITNPPFEYTGKNKRRQNLEKINYNHLPEIKELTATIETDSFFLPKSIKQAKERISISITRRQGQPQFRQSLLEVYNYRCAITGCDAQAALEAAHIIPYNEIENNHPSNGLLLRADIHTLFDLNLIAINPETMQVHIAPSLRDTTYGEIDGKYLQLPKISAYSPNKDALKWRCNQCEWYN; encoded by the coding sequence ATGAATGATTTTGACAATGATTTAAGAAACGAGGTTGCAAATTGGACTAAGGTAATTAAGATAAATCCAAATGATGTAAACGCCTATAAAGAAAGAGGTGATATTCGCAGTCAGCTACAAGACTCTCAAGGAGCAATAGAGGATTATAATCAAGCAATTCGGATAAATAAAAATGATGCTAATGCCTATATTTTGCGAAGTTATGAACGCAGGAAAATAGGAGATTTTAAAAGAGCTATTGAGGACTCTAATAAGGCGATTAAACTAAATCCTAACAATGCTCATTTTTATTATGTGCGTGCAGGATTGCGTTATGAACAAAGTGATTTCAAAATAGCATTTGAAGATGTTGAAAATTCAATTCAGCTTGATCCGAATTATCCAGAATCACACTATCTACGTGCTTTAATCCGTAATGAATTAGGCAATTACGCAGGGTCTATTGAAGATTATAACCATGCGCTTAAGTTAAATTCTGATGATGTTTGGTTTAGTATTTCAGTAACAGCATACGTGAGTATAATTTATTTATTATATACTGATCGTGGTGATGCTCGCGCTAACTTAGGTGATTACCAAGGGGCTATTGAAGATTATAATAAGGTATTTGACATAGAATGTTCTCCTCAATTTTCTAATGATGTTTATAATCAGCGTGGGAATGCTCGTTACAAGCTGGGAGATTTAGAAGGAGCTATTGAAGATTACAACAAACTAATTTTTTATTATCCTAAAGAAGCTGTTTCTTACATCAATAGAGGAAATGTTTACAGTGATTTAAAAAATTATCAAAAAGCTATTGAAGATTATAGTAATGCAATTAACATTATTCAAACCTATCCTGATGTATACGAATACCGAGGTCTTACCCGCTATCATTTAGGTGATAAATTAGGAGCAATTGAGGATTTAAATAAAGCTGCTGCTCTTTATCAGCAAGGTGGATGGATAGAATATTATCAGCACGCACTCAACCTCATTCAGTCTTTAGATGCTACTGATGAAGAAACGACTAATGAGGATACTCAAGAAATCCCTGAAATTATTAATCATAGACCAATAGAATTAGAAAATATAGAGAAGTCTGTTACTATCAAACCGATTACAAATCCTCCTTTTGAATACACTGGTAAAAATAAAAGGAGGCAAAATTTAGAAAAGATTAACTACAATCATTTGCCAGAAATTAAGGAGCTTACTGCGACTATTGAGACTGACAGCTTTTTTTTACCAAAGAGTATAAAGCAAGCTAAAGAGCGAATTAGTATATCTATTACTCGACGACAAGGACAACCTCAGTTCCGTCAAAGTTTGCTTGAAGTCTACAATTATCGCTGCGCTATCACCGGATGTGATGCACAAGCAGCTTTGGAAGCTGCCCATATCATTCCTTACAATGAGATTGAGAATAATCACCCTTCAAATGGATTGCTCCTGCGAGCAGATATACATACACTGTTTGACCTTAACCTGATTGCTATTAACCCAGAGACAATGCAGGTACACATTGCTCCTAGTTTGCGCGATACTACCTATGGCGAAATAGATGGTAAATATTTGCAATTGCCAAAAATTTCTGCGTATTCTCCTAACAAAGATGCACTTAAATGGAGGTGCAATCAGTGTGAATGGTATAATTAA
- a CDS encoding DUF5895 domain-containing protein — MVKSRVSNNSNRSNQSTAKTAASNPKANTKTQAANKKAPNTQLSDLDIDDIDPELLSDSYNQVRRPLLPYGIVVNDKPAGLLIPEDQLEKAGWLDMPDENDLTIVTLTEDVTGLLITQARLLVLAFVPEYIRYKSDVEDLGGSFVGLYDEYKHNLDKKTMDVCSEHALVFLDEDNQPLHTTPVVVRFKNVALWSFKSVREEFYRSLEKTFADYFQVPFSGKNDRWRSLGVLSVEFKAVKEGEGKNKHDCCKTVDYTKPTVENLSQFYLGQPTAKALIWQQHNAIAGFNEPQSLPALPGESVSVDVEVLPPNKNRNKTQSVRKSKPATKPPRKIQLIDDDDFLDETDDLEAELDDDDFEEEDDELDDEE; from the coding sequence ATGGTTAAATCTAGGGTTTCAAACAACTCTAATCGCTCCAATCAATCTACTGCCAAAACTGCTGCTTCTAATCCCAAAGCTAATACCAAAACTCAAGCAGCTAATAAGAAAGCTCCTAACACTCAATTGTCAGACCTTGATATTGATGATATTGACCCAGAACTTCTCAGCGACAGTTATAACCAAGTTAGACGACCGTTACTGCCTTACGGCATTGTCGTTAATGACAAACCCGCTGGACTTCTGATTCCAGAAGATCAGCTAGAAAAGGCTGGCTGGCTTGATATGCCTGATGAAAACGACCTAACTATTGTCACCCTAACCGAAGATGTTACTGGACTCTTAATTACTCAAGCACGGTTATTAGTTTTAGCTTTTGTACCAGAGTATATCCGTTATAAATCAGATGTTGAAGACTTAGGTGGTTCTTTTGTTGGGCTTTATGATGAATACAAACATAACCTTGACAAGAAAACAATGGATGTGTGTTCAGAACATGCACTGGTGTTTCTGGATGAGGATAATCAACCCCTGCATACTACTCCTGTCGTTGTCCGCTTTAAGAATGTAGCTCTCTGGAGTTTTAAGTCGGTGCGTGAGGAGTTTTACCGTTCTTTGGAGAAAACCTTTGCTGACTATTTCCAAGTGCCATTTAGCGGCAAAAACGATAGGTGGCGTAGCTTAGGTGTGCTGTCAGTCGAGTTCAAAGCTGTCAAAGAGGGCGAAGGTAAGAATAAACACGACTGTTGTAAGACTGTAGATTATACCAAACCCACCGTTGAAAATCTGTCTCAATTTTATTTGGGTCAACCCACAGCTAAAGCCTTAATTTGGCAACAACATAATGCGATCGCTGGTTTTAATGAACCTCAATCCCTACCTGCCTTACCGGGAGAATCGGTATCTGTAGACGTGGAAGTATTGCCACCAAATAAGAATAGGAACAAAACTCAAAGCGTTCGTAAATCCAAACCAGCGACCAAGCCACCTCGCAAAATTCAACTTATTGACGATGACGACTTCCTCGATGAAACCGACGATTTGGAAGCTGAGTTAGACGATGATGATTTTGAGGAGGAAGACGATGAACTGGATGATGAGGAATAG
- a CDS encoding peptidase M23 has translation MNIPKAWISLLVVITYIIYSIAAQATINTFGDGNLPTRIVEVANPQSRLAATKVLLPDWSRISLAQLPGISQSGAIDGSPYSQTLGYDLTRTWNVGMTPDQYLKLGDISEALQAEEFSLQAIQAIALGTVPEANTDINSIDLNKIALSEFPLIGEQTLSHLAQVVPELAKTQVNNITPVATLLKSKGIAASNLTLAQVLTQYEVGQMKLGEIDLSKFSISSIPNLDAVQLQQFTGWMNSNVSDIPGLGQVPLGLMPNPITEIGSLVMRIDVVYGPTENRRNNTISGSDVQGFSVPCTQKDCAYLELDDLENTGRSDRGKLEGKQWISGKYQEVEGGRGILKAVNNGREPTGRLPFGKAFKVVVMEPDETTDTVDTALFFRFCAWRMGCTPYFIGPIPFFSYKVNSLIFVGNLSEQRTNTASLPTGATREPKAKTTNGTGVIEKINPCTFSSASQSITDQSFSGIDLRLPPAVRLAQSLSNAIAEIESAGSGDYKAIGIHTCADGGLNCGRALGRYQFMSYNPYAVQLIAAKPGGQEFLSQVEQGHQPTEAELFEFFPPADQDRAFMADMANKIQVTQEQIDPATGQPFTGERLIERVAQKHFGGDYSKVDGNGSDALGRLSLKDYGKTALASYRNGNSDNETLTCSPNVNSSYISTAKNTGNGR, from the coding sequence ATGAACATCCCAAAAGCATGGATATCTCTTCTGGTTGTCATTACTTATATTATTTATAGCATTGCTGCACAAGCTACAATCAACACATTTGGTGATGGCAATTTACCAACTCGAATTGTAGAAGTTGCAAATCCTCAGTCTCGACTAGCTGCTACTAAAGTTTTGCTCCCAGACTGGAGCCGCATTTCTCTGGCCCAGCTACCAGGTATCAGTCAATCTGGTGCAATTGATGGCAGTCCCTACAGCCAAACACTAGGTTATGACCTGACTCGCACTTGGAATGTGGGTATGACTCCTGATCAATATTTGAAGTTAGGAGATATCAGTGAAGCATTGCAGGCAGAGGAGTTTTCTTTGCAGGCGATCCAGGCGATCGCTCTGGGCACAGTACCAGAGGCAAACACAGACATTAACAGTATAGATTTAAACAAAATTGCCTTGAGTGAATTTCCCCTGATTGGGGAGCAGACATTGAGCCATTTAGCTCAGGTTGTTCCAGAATTAGCTAAGACACAAGTAAACAATATTACACCTGTTGCAACCTTACTAAAATCAAAGGGAATTGCTGCATCTAATTTAACACTAGCTCAGGTACTAACACAGTATGAAGTTGGGCAAATGAAGCTGGGAGAAATTGACTTGTCAAAGTTTTCTATTTCTTCAATTCCTAACTTAGATGCAGTACAGCTACAACAATTTACAGGTTGGATGAATAGCAATGTTTCGGATATTCCTGGTTTGGGACAAGTACCTTTAGGATTAATGCCTAATCCCATCACTGAAATTGGTAGCTTGGTAATGCGGATTGATGTAGTTTATGGGCCAACAGAAAACCGCCGTAACAATACGATTTCTGGTTCAGACGTGCAAGGGTTTTCTGTGCCTTGTACCCAAAAAGACTGCGCTTACCTAGAACTGGACGATTTGGAAAATACAGGTCGTAGCGATCGCGGTAAGTTGGAAGGAAAGCAGTGGATTTCCGGTAAATACCAAGAAGTTGAGGGCGGGCGGGGTATCCTGAAAGCAGTGAATAACGGTCGGGAACCAACAGGAAGGCTACCGTTTGGTAAAGCTTTTAAGGTGGTGGTAATGGAGCCAGATGAAACTACTGATACGGTAGATACGGCTTTGTTCTTTCGATTCTGTGCTTGGCGAATGGGTTGTACACCTTACTTTATCGGGCCTATTCCTTTTTTCAGCTACAAGGTTAACTCCCTGATATTTGTAGGCAATTTGAGTGAACAGAGGACAAATACCGCGTCTTTACCAACTGGAGCTACAAGAGAGCCGAAAGCTAAGACTACCAACGGTACTGGAGTAATAGAGAAGATAAATCCATGCACCTTTAGTAGTGCTAGTCAATCGATAACAGATCAATCATTCTCCGGTATTGATTTGCGATTGCCTCCGGCAGTGCGCCTCGCGCAATCGCTCTCAAATGCGATCGCGGAGATTGAGAGCGCTGGTAGCGGCGATTACAAAGCCATTGGCATACATACCTGTGCAGATGGGGGTTTAAATTGTGGTCGCGCTCTCGGTCGCTACCAGTTCATGAGTTATAACCCTTATGCAGTGCAGTTAATTGCTGCCAAGCCTGGAGGTCAAGAGTTCCTGAGTCAAGTGGAGCAAGGGCATCAACCAACAGAGGCTGAACTATTTGAGTTTTTTCCTCCAGCCGACCAAGATAGGGCGTTTATGGCTGATATGGCTAACAAAATTCAAGTAACACAAGAGCAAATCGATCCGGCTACAGGACAGCCATTTACGGGTGAACGCCTAATTGAACGAGTGGCTCAAAAGCATTTTGGTGGTGATTACAGCAAAGTTGATGGAAATGGCTCAGATGCCCTCGGTCGCCTCAGTCTCAAAGATTACGGCAAAACCGCTTTAGCTAGTTATCGCAATGGTAATAGCGATAATGAAACGCTGACCTGTTCTCCCAATGTAAATTCTAGCTACATCAGCACTGCTAAAAATACTGGAAATGGGAGGTAG
- a CDS encoding ribonuclease D, producing MAISLINTNNTSIYTPEYTLASNVSTLNYALQPLFHAEVLAIDCETTGLDPLTDSVRLIQIAAPNHPVVLIDLPAIPKSDRQLLKKLLCNSAVKIAHNAKFDWQFLTLAGLQPFGQFFDTQLAYKVLTAGLKTSSSLQNIVKKLLHLQLDKTQQISDWCKPLTKVQLHYAAVDAAILLDLYPILLNKLKQAKLLKIARLEFQCMPVVAQMELNGMLFDLSRWQILGAKLEAEKTDTLNQLKQLRIASSQMSLLPELTDAVNPNSPQQVLAALQAIGIKINSTNQSKLVYGKFSSTVSICFCMSSSCSNQGSSHNCSQKESF from the coding sequence ATGGCTATAAGCTTAATAAATACAAATAATACCAGTATTTATACTCCAGAATATACTCTTGCTTCCAATGTTTCAACTCTTAATTATGCTCTCCAACCTCTGTTTCATGCAGAAGTTTTAGCCATAGATTGTGAAACAACAGGACTTGACCCTCTAACTGATTCTGTTAGACTGATTCAAATAGCTGCACCAAACCATCCAGTAGTGCTGATTGATTTACCAGCTATTCCCAAAAGCGATCGCCAACTGCTCAAAAAACTGCTTTGTAACTCTGCTGTCAAAATTGCTCATAATGCCAAGTTCGACTGGCAATTTCTCACACTCGCAGGACTTCAACCCTTTGGTCAATTCTTTGATACCCAACTTGCTTATAAAGTTCTAACCGCAGGATTAAAAACAAGCTCGTCCTTACAAAATATAGTTAAAAAGCTACTACACCTTCAACTAGATAAAACTCAACAAATCAGCGATTGGTGTAAACCTCTTACCAAGGTTCAATTGCACTATGCTGCCGTAGATGCTGCCATATTGCTTGACCTTTACCCAATTCTCCTCAACAAGTTAAAACAGGCAAAGTTACTCAAAATTGCCCGACTGGAATTTCAGTGTATGCCTGTTGTAGCTCAAATGGAACTTAACGGGATGCTATTTGACTTGTCTCGATGGCAGATACTGGGTGCAAAACTAGAAGCTGAAAAAACAGATACTTTAAACCAACTCAAGCAACTCCGTATTGCTAGCTCTCAGATGTCATTGCTGCCAGAACTGACAGATGCAGTAAACCCGAATTCACCTCAGCAAGTTTTGGCTGCTTTACAAGCTATTGGGATCAAAATCAACTCAACTAATCAAAGTAAATTGGTTTATGGTAAATTCTCCAGCACGGTAAGTATCTGCTTTTGCATGAGTAGCAGTTGCTCCAATCAAGGAAGCAGTCATAATTGCAGTCAAAAAGAATCCTTTTAA
- a CDS encoding GmrSD restriction endonuclease domain-containing protein — protein sequence MNITTILDQIDMGSIALPEFQRGYVWNRDQVRGLMNSLYRRHPIGSLLVWETKTEQAIDHARGDGKLSTGSVKLLLDGQQRITSFYGIVRGKPPQFFDGNVEAFTGLHFHLEEEIFEFYAPLKMKENPLWVNVTELMQQGVGVFIQRLLKVSELAPKLTTYINSLNKLEGIKNINLHIEEVSGEDKTVDVVVEIFNTVNSGGTKLSKGDLALAKICAQWPDARNELKARLTKWKKAGFEFRLEWLLRCINAVITGEAMFSALKDVKTVTFQDGLYKAEKAIDTLLNLISGRLGLDHNRVLGGIYAFPVMVRYLVGRGGHLRDHKERDKLLYWYVHTLLWGRYAGSTESVLTQDLHVLESEDNPLDQLIANLRQNRGDLEIKAIDFQGWGMGARFYPLLYMLTRVHQAQDWDSGIELSKHLLGKHSCLQVHHIFPKSLLYKGGYPKSEVNAIANLTFLTQETNLKVSNRHPSEYFEAFEQTQPGAIATHWIPMERSLWQIENYHYFLAARRELLAQAANSFLNSLLAGDIPEPKMTDSILEQEVVEISTAVVPLTDEKVLEECNAWVQKQGLPIGELMYEITDSTGIVSAVLDLAWPNGLQSGKSQPIALLIDADKEIESAANRLGYRYFTDIDTFKSYVIQEVLAIDFPTVDDYKQAFVAIRSQLTDSHKLMLKAHYYALGQTITATGLSQAAEYEHFGGANLQYARIAELLANYLNYLPPERDDNGKPFWSLMLASGYWKTLEDTETTTQREWHWQLRPQVSQALEDLGWV from the coding sequence ATGAACATTACTACTATCCTTGACCAAATTGACATGGGCAGTATTGCCCTACCAGAATTCCAACGGGGTTACGTTTGGAATCGCGATCAAGTGCGCGGTTTAATGAATTCACTATATCGCAGGCATCCCATCGGTAGCTTATTAGTGTGGGAAACTAAAACTGAACAAGCAATTGACCATGCTCGTGGCGATGGGAAGCTTTCTACGGGTTCAGTTAAACTGCTACTAGATGGGCAACAGCGCATCACCTCATTCTATGGGATCGTGCGGGGCAAACCGCCTCAGTTTTTTGATGGCAATGTGGAAGCTTTCACTGGTTTGCATTTCCACTTGGAGGAAGAAATATTTGAATTTTACGCTCCCCTGAAAATGAAGGAGAACCCTTTGTGGGTGAATGTCACTGAATTGATGCAACAAGGTGTAGGAGTTTTTATTCAGCGGTTACTAAAAGTTTCAGAACTGGCTCCTAAATTGACCACTTACATTAATAGTTTGAATAAGCTTGAAGGCATTAAAAATATCAATTTGCATATTGAAGAAGTCAGTGGTGAAGATAAAACAGTTGATGTAGTTGTGGAAATTTTCAACACTGTCAACAGTGGAGGAACCAAGCTATCTAAAGGTGATTTAGCACTAGCAAAAATTTGCGCTCAATGGCCTGATGCTCGCAACGAACTCAAAGCACGCCTCACAAAATGGAAAAAAGCAGGGTTTGAGTTTCGTTTGGAGTGGTTGCTCCGGTGCATCAATGCAGTTATCACCGGAGAGGCAATGTTTTCCGCACTCAAAGATGTCAAGACTGTGACATTTCAGGACGGGCTATACAAGGCAGAAAAAGCTATTGATACGCTGCTCAACCTGATTTCTGGTCGGCTTGGACTCGACCACAATCGCGTACTGGGCGGCATTTACGCCTTTCCTGTCATGGTGCGCTACCTTGTTGGGCGTGGCGGACATCTTAGAGATCACAAAGAACGCGACAAGTTATTGTACTGGTATGTACATACTTTACTGTGGGGACGGTACGCAGGTTCAACTGAGAGTGTTTTAACCCAAGATTTACACGTATTGGAATCTGAAGATAACCCGCTAGACCAACTCATCGCCAACCTACGACAAAATCGCGGGGACTTGGAAATCAAAGCTATTGACTTTCAAGGCTGGGGTATGGGAGCAAGGTTTTACCCGTTACTTTATATGCTTACCCGCGTGCATCAAGCACAAGATTGGGATAGTGGCATTGAACTATCCAAACATCTTCTAGGTAAGCACAGCTGCTTACAAGTTCATCATATTTTCCCCAAGTCGCTACTTTACAAAGGCGGATACCCAAAATCCGAAGTTAATGCGATCGCTAACCTCACTTTTCTAACCCAAGAAACCAATCTAAAAGTCTCAAACCGACACCCTTCGGAATATTTTGAGGCATTCGAGCAAACACAACCCGGTGCGATTGCAACGCACTGGATACCGATGGAACGCAGTTTGTGGCAAATTGAAAACTACCATTATTTCTTAGCCGCACGTCGTGAACTTTTAGCTCAAGCTGCCAATAGCTTTTTGAATAGTCTATTAGCTGGGGATATTCCAGAACCAAAAATGACAGATTCAATCTTAGAGCAAGAAGTCGTTGAAATCTCCACTGCGGTTGTACCACTGACTGACGAAAAAGTTCTAGAAGAATGTAATGCATGGGTACAGAAGCAGGGATTGCCGATTGGTGAATTGATGTACGAAATTACTGATTCCACAGGAATAGTGAGTGCAGTACTTGATTTAGCGTGGCCCAATGGCTTGCAGTCAGGGAAAAGTCAACCAATTGCCCTGCTAATTGATGCAGATAAGGAAATAGAATCAGCTGCAAATCGTCTTGGTTATCGCTATTTTACGGACATAGACACATTCAAAAGCTATGTTATCCAAGAGGTTTTAGCTATTGATTTTCCGACAGTGGACGATTATAAGCAAGCTTTTGTAGCCATCAGGAGCCAACTGACGGATAGCCATAAACTTATGCTCAAAGCTCACTATTATGCACTTGGACAAACTATCACTGCAACTGGGTTATCACAGGCAGCTGAATATGAGCATTTTGGTGGTGCAAATCTCCAATACGCCAGAATAGCAGAACTGCTTGCAAATTACTTAAACTATTTGCCACCTGAACGTGACGACAATGGTAAACCGTTCTGGTCACTAATGTTGGCTTCTGGTTATTGGAAAACTCTGGAAGATACCGAAACTACTACTCAACGAGAATGGCACTGGCAATTACGTCCGCAGGTTAGTCAAGCTTTAGAGGATTTAGGTTGGGTATAA
- a CDS encoding PD-(D/E)XK nuclease family protein: MTKPFKGISVPLSNNTVVKRRYSVTQDVVSFRRCARQYGAFNVHKYAPAQQTQTYFGTIIHQVLDRCHAHYHGIVDPSNKGLLPDNGLTLSEEEIRDYFNEVKGAQKTGEAVPSPPSDIIRYFIQVENGLNSKGILAIRSDTRVQAVKILQYFNALEGPTLYPRVKDTEHRLQADQTNHVLHGVVDLLVDISDENLDPANCEMWDYKGSSRVGLKPKDLETYEFQMRVYAYLYQRKHGVLPRKAVLYFLNELDGSTCPSKRPVNALVEVSIEPSEIQVAINEFTKTVNQIEQSRCTNKWEAPAPGDISEQDCKSCDLRWYCKTPNGGKGVKPIYP; this comes from the coding sequence ATGACAAAACCATTTAAAGGGATTTCTGTACCTCTATCTAATAATACTGTGGTAAAACGCCGATACAGTGTTACTCAAGATGTTGTTTCTTTTCGGCGCTGCGCCCGTCAGTATGGTGCTTTTAATGTTCACAAATATGCACCTGCCCAGCAAACTCAAACTTACTTTGGTACTATAATTCACCAAGTTTTAGATCGCTGTCATGCCCACTATCATGGAATAGTTGATCCGTCAAACAAAGGCTTGCTTCCTGATAATGGACTTACTCTCAGTGAAGAAGAGATTCGTGACTATTTTAATGAAGTTAAAGGCGCACAGAAGACTGGGGAAGCAGTACCATCACCTCCAAGCGATATTATCAGGTATTTTATTCAGGTTGAGAATGGTTTGAATAGCAAAGGAATTCTGGCTATTAGATCGGATACGCGAGTTCAAGCTGTAAAGATTCTCCAATATTTCAATGCTCTCGAAGGCCCGACACTTTATCCACGCGTTAAAGACACAGAACATAGATTGCAGGCAGATCAGACTAATCATGTTCTTCATGGAGTTGTGGATCTGCTTGTAGATATAAGTGATGAAAACTTAGACCCTGCAAACTGTGAAATGTGGGACTACAAAGGTAGTAGTCGCGTTGGTTTAAAGCCTAAAGACTTAGAGACGTATGAATTCCAAATGCGAGTTTATGCCTATCTCTACCAACGCAAGCACGGCGTTTTGCCACGAAAAGCGGTTTTGTATTTCCTTAACGAACTTGACGGATCTACCTGCCCATCTAAACGTCCCGTTAATGCTCTTGTGGAAGTCAGTATTGAGCCTAGCGAAATTCAAGTGGCGATAAATGAGTTTACTAAGACGGTAAATCAGATTGAACAATCACGTTGTACTAACAAATGGGAGGCTCCCGCTCCGGGCGATATTAGTGAACAAGATTGTAAAAGCTGTGATTTACGTTGGTATTGCAAAACTCCTAATGGTGGCAAGGGGGTAAAACCTATATATCCATAG